In Vicinamibacterales bacterium, the DNA window GGCGTGAAGCTGCCGTCCGGGCTCAAGGAGTCCGATCGCCTGCCCGAGCCGATCTTCACGCCGGCGACCAAGGCAGAGACCGGCCACGACGTGAACATCAGCGAAGAGGAGGCGGCGGCGATCGTCGGGCGTCCGCTGATCGATCGGGTGAAGGCGCTGACGCTGGAGATCTTCCGCCGCGGCTGCGCGCACGCCGAGTCGAAGGGCATCATCATCGCCGACACGAAGTTCGAATTCGGGCTGGCGCCAGCCAGCCCATCCCGCCGAAGCGCCGATGGCGCGAAGGCGGACGGCTCGTCGGCCAACATCATCGGCGACGACGAGATCGTCCTCATCGACGAAGTCCTCACGCCGGATTCCTCCCGCTTCTGGCCGAAGGATCAGTACCGGCCCGGCGGCGCCGTCCCCAGCTACGACAAGCAGTTCGTGCGCGACTACCTGGAAGCGATCAAGTGGAACAAGCAGCCGCCGGTCCCGTCGCTGCCCGAGGACGTGGTGGCGCGCACCCGCGAGAAGTACATCGACGCGTTCCGGATTCTGTCCGGCCGCGAGCTGGCGTAGGGCGCCGTGCGGGATCAGATGGATCGGCTCGTGGCGGAAATGCTCGACAAGGGCGTGCAGTACGACGACGCGCGGCGCGAGTTCGAGAAGATGTTCATCGCCCGGGCGCTGCAGCGGTCCAAGGGGAACCTCGGGGATGCCGCCGACCTGCTCGGCCTGCACCGCAATACGATCTCGCGGAAGATCGCGGAATACCGCATCAAGCGGATGAGTTAGGGGCCCCCTCCCGCCATTAGCAGTCCCCTGCCTCGACTGCTTGACACCCGCAGCCGGCTTCCATAGAATTAGCAGTCGGCCGGGGCGAGTGCTAGACGACGGTACCCCTCCCGGGCCCAGCAATCCTACTCAGACGGAGAGACAACGCATGGCAGCAACCGCAACCAAGGTGAGCATTCGCCCGCTGCACGATCGCGTGATCGTGTCGCGCATCGAAGAGGGCGAGCAGAAGATCGGCGGGATCATCATCCCGGACACCGCCAAGGAGAAGCCGCAGCAGGGCAAGGTGATCGCGGTCGGCAAGGGCAAGGTCGAGAAGGACGGCAAGGTCACGCCGCTCGACGTCAAGGAAGGCGACACGGTGCTCTTCGGCAAGTACTCCGGCCAGGAGATCAAGATCGACGGCGAGGAGTACCTGATCATGCGCGAGGAAGAGATCCTCGGCGTCGTGACCAAGTAGCTCTCAGCTCACAGCCGTCGGCTCTCAGCCACTCTGACGAGCGCCGGCTGCGCGCAGCAGACAGATCAGTATTGGTTTTTGCTGATAGCTGACAGCTGACAGCTGACAGCTGACATGGAGACTCAGAAATGGCAAAGCAGATTGTCTACGGTGAGGAGTCGCGTCAGGCCATCCTGCGCGGCGTCAACAGCCTCGCCAACGCGGTGAAGGTCACGCTCGGCCCGAAGGGGCGGAACGTGGTCCTCGACAAGAAGTTCGGCTCCCCCACCATCACCAAGGACGGCGTCACGGTGGCCAAGGAGATCGAGCTGAAGGACGCGCTCGAGAACATGGGCGCGCAGATGGTGCGCGAAGTCGCGAGCAAGACCTCGGACATCGCCGGTGACGGCACCACCACCGCGACCGTGCTCGCGCAGGCGATCTTCCGCGAAGGGGCGAAGAACGTCGTCGCCGGCGCCAACCCGATGGAACTGAAGCGCGGCATCGAGAAGGCGGTCGAAGCGGTCGTCGCCGAGCTGAAGAAGGCGGCCAAGCCGGTCAGCGGCGCGGCCATCGCCCAGGTCGGCACCATCTCGGCGAACAGCGACGAGACCATCGGCAAGATCATCGCGGAAGCGATGGAGAAGGTCGGCAAGGACGGCGTCATCACCGTCGA includes these proteins:
- a CDS encoding phosphoribosylaminoimidazolesuccinocarboxamide synthase, whose amino-acid sequence is MITSAPLLETEFPTLHLHGRGKVRDIYRVGDQLLLVATDRISAFDYVLGSGIPDKGKVLTQLSAFWFERMGDLVPHHVVATDVAEFPAELQPYAAVLRGRSMLCRRTRPLPIECVARGYLSGSGWKEYQQTGMVCGVKLPSGLKESDRLPEPIFTPATKAETGHDVNISEEEAAAIVGRPLIDRVKALTLEIFRRGCAHAESKGIIIADTKFEFGLAPASPSRRSADGAKADGSSANIIGDDEIVLIDEVLTPDSSRFWPKDQYRPGGAVPSYDKQFVRDYLEAIKWNKQPPVPSLPEDVVARTREKYIDAFRILSGRELA
- a CDS encoding helix-turn-helix domain-containing protein, whose translation is MRDQMDRLVAEMLDKGVQYDDARREFEKMFIARALQRSKGNLGDAADLLGLHRNTISRKIAEYRIKRMS
- the groES gene encoding co-chaperone GroES yields the protein MSIRPLHDRVIVSRIEEGEQKIGGIIIPDTAKEKPQQGKVIAVGKGKVEKDGKVTPLDVKEGDTVLFGKYSGQEIKIDGEEYLIMREEEILGVVTK
- a CDS encoding TCP-1/cpn60 chaperonin family protein; the protein is MAKQIVYGEESRQAILRGVNSLANAVKVTLGPKGRNVVLDKKFGSPTITKDGVTVAKEIELKDALENMGAQMVREVASKTSDIAGDGTTTATVLAQAIFREGAKNVVAGANPMELKRGIEKAVEAVVAELKKAAKPVSGAAIAQVGTISANSDETIGKIIAEAMEKVGKDGVITV